In the genome of Nitrospira sp. SG-bin1, one region contains:
- a CDS encoding NAD(+) kinase, whose translation MKSKSIGILTKPKFPEVKATLLGVVAWLRARNIDVLLDTTSATLLNEQGGIPKTQLAEKADVLLVLGGDGTILNAARLAAERGSPILGVNMGGLGFLTEVRLDNLYPSLERVFANDYTLDERLMLATHVHRHGETVARGIVLNDVVISKGTLARMIELRVAIGGQFVTNLRGDGLIIGTPTGSTAYSLSAGGPIMNPALQALILTPICPHTLTHRPLIVPGDVVIEVTLTSKDDGSMATLDGQVGVAMIQGDTAVIQSSDYRTKLIRFPESHYYEVLREKLKWGHG comes from the coding sequence ATGAAAAGTAAAAGCATCGGAATTTTGACCAAGCCCAAATTCCCCGAGGTCAAGGCTACGCTGCTTGGCGTGGTCGCCTGGCTCCGTGCCCGTAACATCGACGTCCTGCTCGATACAACCTCGGCGACGTTGCTGAACGAACAGGGAGGTATTCCCAAAACTCAGCTGGCCGAAAAAGCCGATGTCCTTCTGGTACTCGGAGGTGACGGGACCATTCTGAATGCAGCGCGGCTCGCGGCAGAACGGGGCAGTCCTATCCTTGGTGTTAACATGGGAGGACTCGGCTTCTTAACGGAAGTCCGACTGGATAATCTCTATCCTTCGCTCGAACGAGTGTTCGCCAACGATTACACCCTCGATGAACGCCTCATGTTGGCGACGCATGTTCATCGCCATGGAGAAACAGTCGCCCGGGGCATCGTGCTGAACGATGTCGTCATCAGTAAGGGCACCCTCGCCCGTATGATCGAGCTACGAGTCGCCATAGGCGGCCAGTTCGTGACAAATCTCCGAGGGGACGGTCTGATCATCGGAACACCCACAGGTTCTACGGCGTATTCTCTCTCTGCGGGTGGCCCCATCATGAACCCAGCTCTTCAGGCGCTTATCCTGACTCCCATCTGTCCACATACGTTGACGCACCGCCCGCTCATCGTACCAGGCGATGTCGTCATTGAAGTGACGTTGACGAGTAAAGATGACGGTTCAATGGCCACGCTCGATGGGCAGGTCGGCGTTGCCATGATCCAAGGTGATACGGCAGTAATTCAATCGTCAGACTATCGGACTAAATTGATCAGATTTCCGGAAAGCCACTATTACGAGGTGCTACGCGAGAAACTGAAATGGGGGCATGGATAG